One genomic window of Desulfuromonas sp. includes the following:
- a CDS encoding ligand-gated channel: protein MCHKPFFTVLVCSLLLPSFSVFAADTVILDEIVVRGTEQSSFSSNLTIREVKESAARDLGEALQNVPGMTYVRKGAIANDVVLRGLKKDNINVLLDGVRLYGGCPSRMDPPSFHFDFAEVESVEVVRGPYDLSHPGSLGGMVNAVSKSPAMGKKFNFSLTGGSFDMLHSSLTTSYGAEKYDILAGYAYKYSLPPESGDGKRITEVYTPGTPNSYLADKIDSRAYRINTGWAKAGYKFMDKGRSEISYSYQDAEHVLYPYLFMDADYDKTHRLSWTTRIEEKAGAFENSEIQLWWDRVDHLMSDRNRTSSLSKPRDYGMETDSQTSVSGVRANGVIKVGEGALKSGLDYYHRNWDATNSSVMYLSYQPQAMVPDVDIDNIGAFAEYSVPVAENLRLTTGGRVDRTTAEANALDANRLTTVYEQYNSSTNLDSETDFTEFGGNLQLTWTPRDSIEIFTGIASMTRTPDPQELYIGLVRLPTMMMPNPTSWVGNPDLDPVRNNQADIGFKMTADTLFLSGSLFYSDLDNYITLVEIADPDGGGTLYSKGRSYRNIDAEIVGGEISVQSSLPLDLFLTAALNYTRGENKDLDEPLAETPPLNGSVSLRYDLGTWFAEITERFADRQDRIATSLQELETAGWNITNIKGGYYFDNWSLIAGVDNLFDNYYFSHLSYQRDPYSSGVRVPETGRMAYLTISYSY from the coding sequence ATGTGCCATAAACCCTTTTTTACTGTCCTTGTCTGCTCTCTGCTGCTGCCGTCATTTTCGGTTTTTGCCGCCGATACGGTGATCCTCGATGAGATTGTCGTTCGCGGGACCGAACAATCGAGTTTTTCCAGCAACCTGACCATCCGCGAAGTCAAGGAAAGCGCCGCCCGCGACCTCGGTGAAGCGCTGCAAAATGTTCCGGGGATGACCTACGTGCGGAAAGGGGCGATCGCCAACGACGTCGTTTTGCGCGGTCTGAAGAAGGACAATATCAATGTCCTGCTCGACGGCGTCCGGTTGTATGGCGGCTGCCCGTCGCGTATGGACCCGCCCTCCTTCCATTTCGACTTCGCCGAAGTCGAATCGGTGGAAGTGGTCCGTGGCCCCTACGACCTGAGCCATCCCGGCAGCCTCGGCGGCATGGTTAACGCCGTTTCCAAGTCACCTGCCATGGGAAAAAAATTCAACTTCAGCTTGACCGGCGGATCCTTCGACATGCTCCACTCCTCCCTGACTACCTCGTACGGCGCAGAAAAATACGATATTCTTGCTGGCTATGCCTACAAGTACTCACTGCCGCCGGAATCGGGTGACGGCAAGCGGATTACTGAAGTTTATACACCCGGAACTCCCAACAGTTACCTCGCTGACAAAATCGATTCACGCGCCTACCGGATCAATACCGGTTGGGCAAAAGCCGGCTACAAGTTCATGGACAAGGGCCGTTCGGAAATCAGCTACAGCTACCAGGACGCTGAACACGTTCTCTACCCTTACCTCTTCATGGATGCCGACTACGACAAGACACACCGCTTGAGTTGGACAACGCGTATCGAAGAGAAAGCCGGTGCTTTTGAAAACTCGGAAATCCAGCTCTGGTGGGACCGGGTCGACCATCTGATGAGTGACCGCAATCGTACGTCATCGCTCTCTAAACCACGCGACTACGGCATGGAGACCGATTCGCAGACTTCGGTCAGTGGCGTTCGCGCCAACGGAGTCATCAAGGTTGGCGAAGGTGCACTCAAGTCGGGACTCGACTATTATCACCGGAACTGGGACGCGACCAACTCCAGCGTCATGTACTTGTCGTACCAGCCTCAGGCGATGGTGCCAGACGTCGACATCGACAATATCGGAGCCTTTGCCGAATATAGTGTGCCGGTTGCAGAAAATTTGCGGCTGACCACCGGTGGCCGGGTCGATCGGACGACAGCCGAGGCGAACGCACTCGATGCGAACCGCCTGACAACCGTCTATGAGCAATACAACTCAAGCACAAACCTTGATTCAGAAACCGACTTCACCGAGTTTGGCGGCAACCTGCAGCTGACATGGACACCGCGCGATTCGATCGAGATCTTTACCGGCATTGCATCAATGACCCGCACCCCCGATCCGCAGGAGCTCTACATCGGCCTTGTACGTTTACCAACTATGATGATGCCGAATCCGACCAGTTGGGTCGGCAACCCGGACCTCGATCCGGTACGTAACAACCAGGCCGACATCGGCTTTAAAATGACGGCAGATACCCTGTTTTTATCCGGCAGTCTCTTCTACAGTGATCTTGATAACTACATTACACTGGTCGAGATCGCCGATCCGGACGGCGGCGGAACTTTATATTCAAAAGGCCGTTCCTACCGGAACATCGATGCCGAAATCGTCGGCGGTGAAATCAGCGTTCAAAGCTCCCTGCCCTTGGACCTGTTTTTGACCGCAGCGCTCAATTACACGCGGGGTGAGAACAAGGACCTCGACGAGCCGCTGGCAGAGACTCCGCCTTTGAACGGTTCGGTCTCACTGCGCTATGATCTTGGCACCTGGTTCGCGGAGATCACCGAACGATTTGCCGACCGCCAGGATCGGATCGCCACCAGTCTGCAGGAGCTGGAAACGGCGGGCTGGAACATCACCAACATCAAGGGGGGATACTATTTTGACAACTGGTCGTTGATTGCCGGGGTCGACAATCTCTTTGACAACTACTACTTCAGCCATTTGTCGTATCAGCGCGATCCTTACAGCTCAGGCGTCAGGGTGCCGGAAACAGGAAGGATGGCTTATTTGACGATCAGCTACAGTTATTGA
- a CDS encoding (4Fe-4S)-binding protein, which produces MKIRVAINQVPDYSRDNISRAIRNQIDLLGGMAGFVKPGQTVLVKPNMLAGKSPEKAVTTHPEVVRAVIEEVLRAGGKVLVGDSPGIGKSDQVARKCGIMQVIEETGATFTPFIESVLVPGKNGIFQHLEIAKEVLAADVIINLPKLKTHQMMGLTCGIKNMFGAVVGMRKIRLHLQAGTNKEFFATMLLELAEFLNPALTLVDGITAMQGDGPGSGDPVQVGVLIASPSMQAVDTVACNLLNLPDSSVWTQKVALASQRPGCRMEEIALVGEPIEGLRPQQFKPAKSTDVNFSLPAFLRKPLKKSITARPEPDHNLCVRCGECVKSCPPRAMRITHNRLEIDFATCIRCFCCQELCPHGALETRQGLLLRLSRLFIKS; this is translated from the coding sequence ATGAAAATCCGGGTCGCCATCAATCAGGTGCCCGACTACAGTCGCGACAACATCAGCAGGGCAATCAGAAATCAAATCGATTTGCTCGGCGGCATGGCAGGTTTTGTAAAACCGGGACAAACGGTTCTGGTCAAACCAAACATGCTGGCCGGAAAATCACCAGAAAAAGCGGTCACCACCCACCCGGAAGTTGTCCGGGCAGTCATTGAAGAGGTTCTGCGCGCCGGTGGCAAGGTTCTGGTCGGTGACTCTCCCGGCATCGGCAAGTCCGATCAGGTTGCTCGGAAATGCGGAATTATGCAGGTTATCGAGGAGACCGGTGCGACGTTCACACCTTTTATCGAATCTGTCTTAGTCCCCGGCAAGAATGGCATCTTTCAGCACCTTGAAATTGCCAAAGAGGTTCTCGCTGCCGATGTCATCATCAATCTGCCGAAGCTCAAAACCCACCAGATGATGGGCCTGACCTGCGGTATAAAAAATATGTTTGGAGCGGTCGTCGGCATGCGCAAGATCCGCCTGCACCTCCAGGCCGGTACCAACAAGGAATTCTTCGCGACGATGTTGCTCGAGCTGGCTGAATTCCTGAACCCGGCTCTGACTTTGGTCGATGGCATCACTGCCATGCAGGGGGATGGTCCCGGCAGCGGCGACCCGGTTCAGGTCGGCGTCCTGATCGCTTCGCCATCGATGCAGGCCGTCGATACGGTTGCCTGCAATCTTCTCAACCTCCCCGACAGCTCGGTCTGGACGCAAAAAGTAGCCCTCGCCTCACAGCGGCCTGGCTGCCGGATGGAGGAGATCGCGCTGGTCGGCGAGCCGATCGAGGGATTGCGGCCACAGCAATTCAAACCGGCCAAATCGACCGATGTTAATTTCAGCCTGCCGGCTTTTTTGCGCAAGCCGCTCAAGAAAAGCATCACCGCCCGCCCCGAGCCTGATCATAACCTCTGCGTCCGATGCGGCGAATGTGTGAAAAGTTGCCCGCCCCGGGCGATGCGGATAACCCACAACCGGCTTGAAATCGATTTTGCCACCTGCATCCGCTGTTTCTGTTGCCAGGAGCTCTGTCCGCATGGCGCACTTGAAACCCGCCAGGGTCTGCTGCTTCGCCTCTCCCGCTTATTTATAAAAAGTTAG
- the xerC gene encoding tyrosine recombinase XerC: MNRLIEKFCRHLQVERNVSEHTLSAYNRDLNEFYRFLEELFRKQDDSVFGQVDKITLRRYLAQLHKKNRKSTISRKLAAIRTFYRYLVREGVVQANPGELVATPRQEKYLPTTLTVDEVYALLESIQSGDRLSLRDRAILETLYSCGLRISELTGLDVGAVDFEQALVRVLGKGGKERIVPIGQHALKSLHLYLEERGWPAQNEPLFLNRFGKRLTPRSVQRHLKKHLLLAGVLKDASPHALRHSFATHLLDGGADLRAIQELLGHSSLSTTQKYTQVSVDHLTHVYDDAHPRSRRKNDK; the protein is encoded by the coding sequence ATGAACCGTCTGATTGAAAAATTCTGCCGGCACCTTCAGGTTGAACGGAATGTTTCCGAACACACACTGAGTGCCTATAACCGGGACCTTAATGAGTTCTACCGGTTTCTCGAGGAGCTGTTCAGGAAACAGGACGACTCGGTTTTCGGACAGGTAGACAAAATCACCCTGCGGCGCTATCTGGCCCAACTACACAAGAAGAATCGCAAATCAACGATCTCGAGAAAGCTGGCGGCGATCCGGACGTTTTACCGGTACCTGGTTCGGGAAGGGGTCGTTCAGGCCAACCCGGGGGAGCTGGTTGCAACGCCGCGCCAGGAAAAATATCTGCCGACGACCCTGACCGTCGATGAAGTCTATGCACTGCTCGAAAGCATTCAATCCGGCGACCGTCTTTCGTTGCGCGACCGGGCTATCCTTGAAACTCTCTACTCCTGCGGATTGCGTATCAGCGAACTGACCGGACTTGACGTTGGCGCAGTCGATTTCGAACAGGCACTGGTCCGGGTACTCGGCAAGGGGGGCAAGGAGAGGATCGTGCCGATTGGCCAACACGCCCTCAAATCTCTGCATCTCTATCTTGAGGAGAGGGGATGGCCAGCTCAGAATGAACCCCTTTTCCTTAACCGTTTCGGTAAGAGGCTGACCCCCCGCAGCGTGCAGCGGCATCTCAAGAAACATCTCCTGCTGGCCGGGGTTCTGAAAGATGCTTCACCACATGCCCTGAGGCATTCTTTTGCGACCCACCTGCTCGACGGTGGCGCCGATCTCCGGGCGATTCAGGAACTGCTCGGCCACTCTTCCCTGTCAACGACACAGAAATATACCCAGGTCAGCGTCGATCACCTGACGCATGTCTATGATGATGCGCATCCGCGCAGTCGCAGGAAGAACGACAAGTAA